A genome region from Chloroflexia bacterium SDU3-3 includes the following:
- a CDS encoding response regulator translates to MQPTQSAVVAFWPPPRSALVACAHVKRMYKRVYAIGTFNGILPLILSPPKLHRMDSMGYKVFLVEDEIVTREGIRDSVAWDTAGYQFCGEAPDGELALPLIREHEPDVVITDIRMPFMDGLQLSRQLREILPNTKIIILSGHDEFKYAQEAIQIGVTEYLLKPLSAQHLLEVLQKVANQIDQERAASAQIALLRTGSTRQVAGPTHLQPTLIKPATRAIEQLLRSGVRADIPQSIRAYLQPLEGGGAHGRMQIEYVLTDAMLTVAHVLRDLGVDPDTAVPELQALAPLLSQVHTLAQAAAAIASTLERAMDHRDLHAHHQNNLAERARAYILAHSSDPDLSLSEVATHVMLSPSYLSALFSSAVGQTFIEFLTGVRVRHAIELLRTTSLTSSEIANRVGYQNPRYFFSVFRKVTGQSPTTFRRAR, encoded by the coding sequence ATGCAACCAACGCAGAGCGCGGTGGTGGCCTTTTGGCCACCACCGCGCTCTGCGTTGGTTGCATGTGCACATGTAAAAAGAATGTATAAACGCGTATATGCGATCGGCACCTTCAATGGTATACTTCCCCTTATTCTGTCACCGCCGAAGCTGCACAGGATGGATAGTATGGGCTACAAGGTATTCTTGGTAGAAGATGAGATAGTGACCCGCGAGGGCATACGCGACTCGGTTGCCTGGGATACGGCGGGGTACCAGTTCTGCGGCGAGGCCCCAGATGGCGAGTTGGCGCTGCCGCTCATCCGCGAGCATGAGCCGGATGTGGTGATCACTGACATCCGCATGCCTTTTATGGATGGCCTGCAGCTCAGCCGCCAGCTGCGCGAGATTCTGCCTAACACGAAGATCATCATCCTCAGCGGGCACGACGAGTTTAAGTATGCCCAGGAGGCCATCCAGATCGGCGTCACGGAATACCTGCTCAAGCCGCTGAGCGCCCAGCATCTGCTGGAGGTGCTGCAGAAAGTTGCCAACCAGATCGATCAAGAGCGGGCGGCAAGCGCGCAGATCGCGCTGCTTCGTACCGGCAGCACCCGCCAGGTTGCGGGGCCGACCCACCTGCAGCCTACGCTGATCAAGCCCGCCACCAGGGCAATCGAGCAGCTGCTGCGGTCCGGGGTGCGTGCCGATATCCCCCAGAGCATCCGGGCCTACCTACAGCCACTGGAGGGCGGCGGTGCGCATGGCCGTATGCAGATCGAGTATGTGCTCACCGATGCGATGCTGACGGTGGCCCACGTGCTACGCGATCTGGGGGTTGACCCCGATACGGCGGTGCCCGAGCTGCAGGCGCTGGCACCCCTGCTCAGCCAAGTGCACACCCTCGCCCAGGCCGCAGCTGCGATCGCATCCACGCTGGAGCGGGCCATGGACCACCGCGATCTGCACGCCCACCACCAGAACAACCTGGCCGAGCGCGCGCGCGCCTATATCCTTGCCCACTCTTCCGACCCCGACCTGTCGCTGAGCGAGGTAGCCACCCATGTGATGCTCAGCCCCAGCTACCTGAGCGCACTGTTTAGCAGCGCGGTCGGCCAGACCTTCATCGAGTTCCTCACCGGCGTGCGGGTCCGCCACGCGATCGAGCTGCTGCGCACAACATCACTTACGTCAAGTGAGATTGCAAACCGCGTTGGCTACCAGAACCCACGTTATTTTTTCTCGGTGTTCCGCAAGGTTACCGGCCAGTCGCCCACCACATTCCGGCGGGCGCGCTGA